ATTGTGATCTTCGTCAAGCCGAACGCCTCGAACGAGGCTTGGCGGCAGGCGGAAGAGCAACTTGAAAAAGTCCGGCACCAGATCGTGACCGGAGAGATCACATTTGCCGACGCGGCGAAAAAGTACTCCCAAAGTCCCTCCGGCAAAAACGGCGGCGACCTGGGGGAATTCGAGTACACCGGCCGGGTCGACACGGCGATCAGCAAGGTCGCCTTCAACCTGCAGAATCAGGAAGTCAGCTTGCCGTTTCGCACGCGTTTCGGCGTGCATCTCGTTCAAGTCCACGACCGTTTGCCGGGGCAGCTCAGCCTCGAAGATGTGCAGGGGGTGATCGTAGCCAAGCTCTCGGAAAGACTGTGGGCGGACGTTGTTCTGCGCGAGCGCCAAAAGGCGTCGATTCAGGTACTGGCGAACTGAGATGGGCTCCGCTGGCCGCGGCTGGTCTCCCGAACCCGTGCAAACCGCGACGGGTCTCTCTATCCTTTGATGCTTTTCCCCCGGATGCCCCTGCCGTTTCATGCTTGAAAACCTGCCGCTAAAGACGTTCACCCACAAGGATCTGACGATCGAGGGATATTCGCGCGCGGCGGTGCAGAGTTACTGGCGGATTCCAGAACTGAAAGTCGGCTTCGATCTGGGAGGGAGCCCGTGGTCGTTCATGGGCACGCAGACAATTTTCATCACCCATGCCCATCTCGACCACATGGCGGCGCTGCCGGCGTATGTGGCGCGGCGGCGGATGATGAAAATGGAGCCCCCCACGATCTACGTCCCCGAGCCGGTGGCGGAATCCGTCGACAAGATGCTGCGGTGCTGGCAACGGCTCGACCGCGGTCGCATGCTGTGTCAGCTCGTCCCGGCGGTTGAGTGGGCTGAATACGAACTCTCCCGCGAGCATGTCGTCACCACGTTCCCGACAAAGCACACCGTGCCGTCGCTGGGCTACATCGTCTGGGAACGCCGCAAAAAGCTGAAACCCGAGTATGTCGGCTTTACCGGCGAGCAGATTCGCGATCTGCGGTACAGCGGCATCGACGTGAGCGCCGAAGTGCGGATGCCGCTCGTCTGCTACACCGGCGACACCGCACCCGGCGGGCTGGATGCGTGCGAGGCCGCCTACGAAGCGCGGATTCTCATTACCGAAATGACGTTCTTCCGGCCGGAGCATCGCAAGGACAAGATTCACAAGTTCGGCCACATGCATCTCGACGACATCCTGGCCCGGGCGGACCGGTTTCGTAACGAGTTGATCGTGCTGGGGCATTTCAGCACCCGTTATCACGAAGACCAGATCCGGAAGGCGGTCCTGAAGAAACTGCCGGAGAATCTGCGCGAACGAGTCGAGTTGTGGTTATAGGCGACGTGCCACCCGCACTGATCGCCGCGAGATTGAGAATTGCAGGTCGGATCGGATACACCATTTGAGGCTCCCGGACGAATCTCCGGAGCAGCCAGCGCGAGACGACGAGCGCGAGACAACCCGTTCCGGCGTCCGCTGCGTGTTGTGTTTATCACTGTCGGAATCCGTTCGAGTGGGAAGGGATCTCACCTGAGCGGTCTGAATTGAGGAAGTAGCAAAGGCAAGTCATGACGAAGCGCATTAACAATTTTTCCGCCGGCCCGGCCATTCTGCCTGTGGAAGTCCTGGAAGAAGCCCGTGATAACATGCTGTCCCTCGGCGACACCGGGATCGGCATCATGGAGCACTCACACCGGGGCAAGGCCTTCATCGCCGTGCTGGAACAGGTGGAGGCCGACTGCCGCAAGCTGGCAAATATTTCTGACGACTACAGCATCCTGTTTCTGCAGGGGGGGGCCTCTTCGCAGTTCTTCATGGTGCCGATGAATTTTCTTGAGCCGACGCAGACGGCCGACTACCTGCTCACCGGGTCGTGGGCGCAGAAGGCCGCGGAACAGGCGACGCGTTACGGAAAGGTCCACACTGCCGCGAGCAGCAAAGACCGCAACTTCGCCTACATTCCCAAAACGGCGACGTATTCCGAGAAGCCGGCCTATGTGCACTTCACATCGAACAACACAATCTTTGGCACCCAGTGGGCCAAAGAACCGGAAACCCCCAAGGGATCGACGTTGATCTGCGATGCCAGCAGCGACATTTTCTGCCGTCCGCTCGACGTGTCGAAGTACGGCATGATCTACGCCGGAGCGCAGAAGAACCTGGGGCCGTCCGGAGTGACGCTGGTCATTCTGCGGAAAGACCTGATGGGACGCGGCAAGACTGATCTGCCGGAAATGCTGCAGTACCGCATCCATGCCGACAACGAGTCGTGCTACAACACGCCGCCGACCTTTGGCATCTACTTCATGGGCCTGGTGTTCAAGTGGATTCTGAAACAGGGTGGGTTGGAAGCCGTCGGTGCTGCGAACACGGCCAAAGCCAACGTGCTGTACCAGTACCTGGACAAGAGTTCGATGTTCCGTGCCACGGCCGATGCCGATAGCCGTTCGCTGATGAACGTGACGTTCGTCACCGGCAAGGAAGATGTCGACAACAAGTTCATCAGCGAGGCCAAGAAGGCCGGCTTCGACGGCCTGAAAGGCCATCGCAGCGTTGGCGGCATGCGGGCCAGCATCTACAACGCCTTCCCGAAATCTGGCTGCGAAGAACTCGTCGCCTTCATGGGGGACTTCGAGAAGAAGAACGGATAGGGAAGAGTCCAGTGTTGAGTGTCCAGAGTCCAGTGCCATGCATTGGGTTTGGCACTCGTCACTGGACACTCAACACTGGACAAAAAACGAGCCGCTGTGCCGGGGCACAGCGGCTCATTTTGTTTGTTGACGGTATCGTGGCAACGCGTTGTTATTTACGTTCCTGGTCGGGCCGGGCGGTCGCTGCCGGGGCGATCTCCGCCGGGACCGCCGCGACGCCCCTGGCCGCCGGGGCCGCCTGGTCCGCGGAGTTGCGAGACATCAAATTCGGCCCCTTTGAGTTCGGCGAATTTCGTCTTCTGGTCGGCGGTGAGAACGTCCAGCAAGGCGGCATCCCGTTTTTCAGTGCGGGCCTGCATTTCCTGCCGCATCTGTTCAAAGTCGGGACGAGCCTGGTTATCTCCACCCCCTCC
This window of the Planctomicrobium piriforme genome carries:
- a CDS encoding MBL fold metallo-hydrolase is translated as MLENLPLKTFTHKDLTIEGYSRAAVQSYWRIPELKVGFDLGGSPWSFMGTQTIFITHAHLDHMAALPAYVARRRMMKMEPPTIYVPEPVAESVDKMLRCWQRLDRGRMLCQLVPAVEWAEYELSREHVVTTFPTKHTVPSLGYIVWERRKKLKPEYVGFTGEQIRDLRYSGIDVSAEVRMPLVCYTGDTAPGGLDACEAAYEARILITEMTFFRPEHRKDKIHKFGHMHLDDILARADRFRNELIVLGHFSTRYHEDQIRKAVLKKLPENLRERVELWL
- the serC gene encoding 3-phosphoserine/phosphohydroxythreonine transaminase, which gives rise to MTKRINNFSAGPAILPVEVLEEARDNMLSLGDTGIGIMEHSHRGKAFIAVLEQVEADCRKLANISDDYSILFLQGGASSQFFMVPMNFLEPTQTADYLLTGSWAQKAAEQATRYGKVHTAASSKDRNFAYIPKTATYSEKPAYVHFTSNNTIFGTQWAKEPETPKGSTLICDASSDIFCRPLDVSKYGMIYAGAQKNLGPSGVTLVILRKDLMGRGKTDLPEMLQYRIHADNESCYNTPPTFGIYFMGLVFKWILKQGGLEAVGAANTAKANVLYQYLDKSSMFRATADADSRSLMNVTFVTGKEDVDNKFISEAKKAGFDGLKGHRSVGGMRASIYNAFPKSGCEELVAFMGDFEKKNG